The sequence TCGGAGGGGGAATACCCTGGGGGGCCGGCCTTATGCGCTTCGCCGATACCATTCCGCGGGAAGTCGCCGATCCGAACAGTCATACCGACGCGATCGTCGTGCTCACCGGCGGCAGCGAGCGGTTGACCACCGGACTTTCGCTGCTGGCCGAACACAAGGCCGAACGCGTCTTCGTCTCCGGCGTTCATCCGACGGTAGGCGTCGAGCGCCTGGTCAAGCTGGCCAATTCGGACGGCACCGGGCAGGCCCGTGTCGAGGAGATCGGAGCGGCGACCGACGCCGCGGCCGATGACGGCAGTAGCGAGACCGCCGGCGAGAGGCTCGACGCGCCGCGCGCTGCTGCCATCGGCCAGCGAATCGACGCTGGATACGGGGCGAAGAACACCCAAGGCAATGCCGAAGAGACCGCCGCCTGGATGCACGGGCACGGCTATCATTCCTTACGTCTCGTTACCGGAAGCTACCATATGCCGCGCAGCCTGCTGGAGTTTCATGTCGCTCTCCCGGATGCGGTGGTCATCCCGCACCCGGTGTTTCCCAAGGACGTCAAGCAGACGAGCTGGTGGTTCCGCCCCGGAACCGCCGCGCTGATCATCAGCGAATACAACAAATACCTGCTAGCGCGGGTGGAGCACTGGGCGCAGCGCATCGTCACCCGTCCGCCAGGAGGGCGTAGCGCGTGATCGCGTTCCGCTCCGCCGCCTTCGCCGTCCTCGCCCTGTTATGGACGACGGCACTGTGCATCGCGTTCGTGCCGTTCCTCGCGACACCACGACGCCACACCCAACGCGCCGCCGCCGTCTGGTGCCGTGGTCTGATCACGCTCGTCCGCTGGTGCTGCAACATCGACTGGCAGGTCGATGGGCGGGAAAACCTTCCGCGCGGAGCGGCACTCCTCGCCGCCAAGCACCAGTCGGCCTGGGAGACGCTGATCTTTTATATCCTGCTCGACGATCCCGTTTTTGTGCTCAAGCGCGAACTGCTGAACGTGCCGCTCCTTGGCTGGTACCTGAAGAAGACCGGCAACATCGCCATTGATCGCAGTGCAGGATTTCGCGCGATGAAAACGCTGCTGCCGGGCGTCGAGGCGGCGCTGGCCGAGGGCGCGCAGGTGATCGTGTTTCCCGAAGGCACGCGCTCGCCGCCCGGTGTTCATACCCCCTATCATCCGGGAATCGCTGCCCTTTATGCGCGCATGAATGTTCC is a genomic window of Rhodospirillales bacterium containing:
- a CDS encoding 1-acyl-sn-glycerol-3-phosphate acyltransferase; the protein is MIAFRSAAFAVLALLWTTALCIAFVPFLATPRRHTQRAAAVWCRGLITLVRWCCNIDWQVDGRENLPRGAALLAAKHQSAWETLIFYILLDDPVFVLKRELLNVPLLGWYLKKTGNIAIDRSAGFRAMKTLLPGVEAALAEGAQVIVFPEGTRSPPGVHTPYHPGIAALYARMNVPVTPVALNSGLFWGRKRFLKFPGTITIEFLPPIPPGLERAGFLGELELQIEEASTRLCALPYGTAASACSTPPQTPPSSSPMETMADGIDDGRIH
- a CDS encoding YdcF family protein is translated as MPTDRPENPWISAAAVLLATALIGGGIPWGAGLMRFADTIPREVADPNSHTDAIVVLTGGSERLTTGLSLLAEHKAERVFVSGVHPTVGVERLVKLANSDGTGQARVEEIGAATDAAADDGSSETAGERLDAPRAAAIGQRIDAGYGAKNTQGNAEETAAWMHGHGYHSLRLVTGSYHMPRSLLEFHVALPDAVVIPHPVFPKDVKQTSWWFRPGTAALIISEYNKYLLARVEHWAQRIVTRPPGGRSA